Proteins encoded by one window of Halosolutus amylolyticus:
- a CDS encoding NAD(P)H-binding protein, with protein sequence MHVLVTGASGFVGRRLVAALRDTDHAVTVLVRDASTYDPAPDVTVVEGDVLEPGSFEPSLDGVDVAYYLIHAMDADGDFVERDRRAARNFERAANAADVDRIVYLSGLGDDGDDLSPHLASRRAVESTLAEGTADVTVLRAAIIVGAESASFRMIFQLATRLPVMVTPQWVHVACQPIAIDDVIAYLLAVLDLPETAGEVYEIGGPDVLTYRDLLTETAAVATGREPIIVPVPVLSPRLSAYWVDLVTDVPAGLAHPLIEGVRNPVVVTDDRLQRLVDIELTPFETAVRDAIEAETGDGGVVRKRAATRGTE encoded by the coding sequence ATGCACGTTCTGGTGACCGGGGCCAGCGGGTTCGTCGGCCGTCGCCTCGTCGCTGCCCTTCGCGACACCGATCACGCGGTTACCGTTCTCGTCCGGGACGCCAGCACGTACGACCCGGCCCCCGACGTAACCGTCGTCGAGGGAGACGTGCTCGAACCCGGCAGCTTCGAGCCGAGTCTCGACGGGGTCGACGTGGCCTACTACCTGATCCACGCGATGGACGCCGACGGCGATTTCGTCGAACGGGACCGGCGGGCGGCGCGGAACTTCGAACGCGCCGCGAACGCCGCCGACGTCGATCGGATCGTCTATCTCAGCGGCCTCGGCGACGACGGCGACGACCTGTCACCCCATCTCGCCTCGCGTCGCGCGGTCGAGTCGACGCTCGCCGAGGGGACGGCCGACGTGACCGTCCTCCGCGCGGCCATCATCGTCGGGGCCGAGAGCGCGAGTTTCAGGATGATCTTCCAGCTCGCGACCCGGCTACCGGTCATGGTGACGCCCCAGTGGGTCCACGTCGCCTGCCAGCCGATCGCGATCGACGACGTGATCGCGTACCTGCTCGCGGTCCTCGACCTGCCGGAGACGGCCGGCGAGGTCTACGAGATCGGCGGCCCGGACGTGCTCACGTATCGAGACCTGCTGACGGAGACGGCCGCCGTGGCGACCGGTCGCGAACCGATCATCGTCCCCGTCCCGGTCCTGAGTCCGCGGCTGTCGGCGTACTGGGTCGATCTCGTCACCGACGTCCCGGCTGGCCTGGCTCATCCCCTGATCGAGGGCGTTCGCAACCCCGTCGTGGTGACCGACGATCGGCTCCAGCGGCTCGTCGACATCGAGTTGACGCCGTTCGAGACCGCCGTCCGCGACGCGATCGAAGCGGAAACGGGTGACGGAGGAGTCGTTCGCAAGCGAGCGGCGACGCGAGGCACCGAGTAA
- a CDS encoding DUF5789 family protein yields MLLNGTGEVIDDYEYPATTEELIAEHGDRTLELPNGTETVAEVLARLESETFETPEDARFAVYSAVSDKAVGRVGYSDRDPTPVGSPYAPDAVSF; encoded by the coding sequence ATGCTGCTCAATGGCACCGGCGAAGTCATCGACGACTACGAGTACCCCGCGACAACCGAGGAACTGATCGCAGAACACGGCGACCGCACCCTCGAACTCCCGAACGGCACCGAGACGGTCGCCGAGGTACTCGCCCGGCTCGAGTCCGAAACCTTCGAAACTCCGGAGGACGCCCGCTTCGCCGTCTACTCTGCAGTGAGCGACAAGGCGGTCGGTCGCGTCGGCTACAGCGATCGCGATCCGACGCCGGTCGGCAGTCCGTACGCGCCGGACGCCGTCTCGTTCTAG
- a CDS encoding TOBE domain-containing protein yields the protein MTIEKEYTTKLAVDDVTIDRRDMEMLDAIDRHGSMHRAAEELGRSYARLQNRIVEIEDAVGPITERRRGGSGGGGTELTATARSLRRRFDRHDAELGGVARVTESVFRGTVRDRTGELATVETPIGSILALVPPDATAVQVSVRSDAVVLTDPGDVPDADRTSLRNRFTGTVEDLEEGDAIVRVTLALDGDADAELQALVTRASRDRLDLAIGREVVASFKATAARATAVASPDSATSS from the coding sequence ATGACGATCGAAAAGGAGTACACCACGAAACTGGCCGTCGACGACGTCACGATCGATCGACGGGACATGGAGATGCTCGACGCGATCGACCGCCACGGCTCGATGCACCGGGCGGCCGAGGAACTGGGGCGATCGTACGCGCGCCTGCAGAACCGGATCGTCGAGATCGAGGACGCCGTCGGCCCGATCACCGAACGCCGGCGAGGCGGGAGCGGCGGCGGCGGGACCGAACTCACCGCGACGGCGCGATCCCTCCGGCGGCGATTCGATCGACACGACGCCGAACTCGGCGGCGTCGCGCGGGTGACCGAGTCCGTCTTTCGGGGGACCGTCCGAGACCGGACGGGCGAACTCGCGACCGTCGAGACGCCGATCGGATCGATCCTGGCGCTCGTGCCGCCGGACGCGACTGCGGTCCAGGTCAGCGTTCGCTCGGACGCGGTCGTCCTGACCGATCCCGGGGACGTGCCCGACGCGGATCGAACCAGCCTCCGGAACCGGTTCACGGGGACCGTCGAGGACCTCGAGGAGGGCGACGCGATCGTCAGGGTGACCCTCGCGCTGGACGGCGACGCCGACGCCGAACTGCAGGCGCTCGTCACGCGAGCGAGTCGCGATCGGCTGGACCTCGCGATCGGGCGGGAGGTCGTCGCCTCGTTCAAGGCGACGGCGGCACGAGCGACGGCGGTCGCGTCGCCCGACTCGGCGACGTCCTCGTGA
- a CDS encoding amino acid ABC transporter ATP-binding protein, translating into MTLEAVDVRRAYGDELVFDGVSLSVSPGEVVAVIGPSGVGKSTLLRLLALFDAPDAGTIAYEGTDVWALSDERRLEYRRRVGMVFQEASLFDASVRRNAAYGLRVRQPWPDRIRHEFARFVGGANGTGDAIEALETVGLAEKGDQNAESLSGGEAQRVAFARALAYDPDVLLLDEPTSDLDPRNTAVIEDAVLEARDRGIGVVVATHDMHQARRVADRTAVMLGTEIIEVDETETVFDEPSDGRARKFIDGELIY; encoded by the coding sequence ATGACGCTCGAGGCCGTCGACGTCCGCCGCGCGTACGGCGACGAACTCGTCTTCGATGGGGTCTCGCTGTCGGTCTCGCCCGGCGAAGTCGTCGCGGTCATCGGCCCCTCCGGCGTCGGGAAGTCGACCCTGTTGCGCCTGCTGGCGCTGTTCGACGCGCCCGACGCGGGGACGATCGCCTACGAGGGCACGGACGTCTGGGCGCTTTCCGACGAGCGACGGCTCGAGTACCGCCGTCGCGTCGGGATGGTCTTCCAGGAGGCGAGCCTCTTCGACGCGAGCGTTCGGCGAAATGCCGCCTACGGGCTTCGGGTCCGACAGCCGTGGCCCGATCGGATCCGCCACGAGTTCGCGCGCTTCGTCGGTGGAGCCAACGGGACCGGTGACGCCATCGAGGCCCTCGAGACAGTCGGGCTGGCCGAGAAGGGCGATCAGAACGCCGAATCGCTATCCGGCGGCGAGGCCCAGCGGGTCGCGTTCGCCCGCGCGCTGGCGTACGACCCCGACGTCCTCCTGCTCGACGAACCGACGTCGGACCTCGACCCGCGAAACACGGCGGTCATCGAGGACGCCGTCCTCGAGGCGCGAGATCGGGGCATCGGGGTCGTCGTCGCGACCCACGACATGCATCAGGCCCGCCGGGTCGCGGACCGGACGGCCGTCATGCTCGGCACCGAGATCATCGAAGTCGACGAGACGGAGACGGTGTTCGACGAGCCGAGCGACGGGCGAGCCCGGAAGTTTATCGACGGCGAACTGATATACTGA
- a CDS encoding DUF7561 family protein: MGQGTCDGCGRSVTAAGSVANLWTFGDRDGSEGTAMTLEFEDGSEHLLCYPCIEVLPDHPTATDVERLSQVDGETSRLR, translated from the coding sequence ATGGGACAGGGTACCTGCGACGGCTGCGGTCGATCGGTCACGGCCGCCGGGAGCGTGGCCAACCTCTGGACGTTCGGCGACCGGGACGGGAGCGAGGGGACGGCCATGACCCTGGAGTTCGAGGACGGCTCCGAACACCTCCTCTGTTATCCCTGCATCGAGGTCCTGCCCGACCACCCGACGGCGACCGACGTCGAACGGCTCTCGCAGGTCGACGGGGAGACGTCTCGGCTACGGTGA
- a CDS encoding DUF6757 family protein, with translation MNCHYCDREAAFAAESEGLKVGLCEEHFRERLQELAEADGLETLKEQVDVDRAE, from the coding sequence ATGAACTGCCACTACTGCGACCGCGAGGCCGCCTTCGCCGCCGAATCCGAAGGGCTCAAAGTCGGCCTCTGCGAGGAACACTTCCGCGAGCGGTTGCAGGAACTCGCCGAAGCCGACGGGCTCGAGACACTCAAGGAGCAAGTCGACGTCGACCGAGCCGAGTAA
- a CDS encoding ABC transporter permease — translation MLLESVVTDPLLAGVPFPFEWNYVRSIIAVSLYVSVMAVSLSTLCSLPIALLVGFADFRGKRLLTSIINTGMGFPSVVVGLVVLFTVSNQGPLGPLELVFTREAMIMSQFVLATPVITGVSLAAVSSVEEGVRDAAYAMGGTRLDVALVTIKEARYGIATAVLAGFGRAISEVGSVLIVGGNIAGADGTSKTRTLTTAIQLEAQRGRFETAMLLGAILLALVLVVNAIVIRLGSDEGGYR, via the coding sequence ATGCTACTCGAGAGCGTCGTGACCGATCCGTTGCTGGCCGGGGTCCCGTTCCCCTTCGAGTGGAACTACGTCCGGAGCATCATCGCCGTCTCGCTGTACGTCAGCGTGATGGCGGTCTCGCTGAGCACGCTCTGTAGCCTCCCGATCGCGCTCCTCGTCGGCTTCGCGGACTTCCGCGGAAAGCGGTTGCTGACGTCGATCATCAACACCGGCATGGGGTTCCCGAGCGTCGTCGTCGGACTCGTCGTCCTGTTTACGGTGTCCAACCAGGGGCCGCTCGGCCCGCTCGAACTCGTCTTCACGCGCGAAGCGATGATCATGTCGCAGTTCGTCCTCGCGACGCCGGTCATTACGGGCGTGAGCCTCGCCGCGGTCAGTAGCGTCGAGGAGGGCGTCCGTGACGCGGCCTACGCCATGGGCGGGACGCGCCTCGACGTGGCGCTGGTCACGATCAAGGAGGCCCGCTACGGGATCGCGACCGCCGTCCTCGCCGGCTTCGGCCGAGCGATCAGCGAGGTCGGCTCCGTCCTCATCGTCGGCGGGAACATCGCCGGCGCGGACGGCACCTCGAAGACCCGCACCCTCACGACGGCGATCCAGCTCGAGGCCCAGCGCGGGCGGTTCGAGACGGCGATGCTCCTCGGTGCGATACTGCTCGCGCTCGTGTTGGTCGTCAACGCGATCGTGATCCGACTGGGTAGCGACGAAGGGGGGTACCGATGA
- a CDS encoding substrate-binding domain-containing protein has protein sequence MTIQRREFVAAIGSGAAVGLAGCAALTSEESDGGGEIVGETLTLTTTSSTYNTGLLDELNAPFEDRYGVSVDAIPQGTGRALETARNGDSDVVMVHARSLEDEFMQEGYGVNRRDLMFNDFVVIGGADDPASIGGSDDVVAAFEAIAESESTFVSRGDDSGTHTKELELWAETGLDVGSFGEWYQETGQGMGDVINTATQQGAYTLSDRGTYLDMQEEIDLEIQVEGPIEDGPELLSNPYGIVAVNPAVHEGVEYDLAMAYIGFITGPEGQELIENYTANGEQLFYPEALSEEPNFQQYVPEGWSADGGESNDSSDG, from the coding sequence ATGACGATACAACGGCGGGAGTTCGTCGCCGCGATCGGGAGCGGTGCAGCCGTCGGCCTCGCCGGCTGTGCGGCACTCACCAGTGAGGAATCCGACGGGGGAGGGGAGATCGTCGGCGAAACGCTCACCCTGACGACGACCTCGAGCACGTACAACACGGGCCTGCTCGACGAACTGAACGCGCCCTTCGAGGACCGGTACGGCGTTAGCGTCGACGCCATCCCGCAGGGAACGGGACGGGCCCTCGAGACCGCGCGCAACGGCGACTCGGACGTGGTGATGGTCCACGCCCGATCGCTCGAGGACGAGTTCATGCAGGAGGGGTACGGCGTCAACCGGCGCGACCTCATGTTCAACGACTTCGTGGTCATCGGCGGCGCGGACGATCCCGCGTCGATCGGCGGTAGCGACGACGTCGTCGCGGCCTTCGAGGCGATCGCCGAATCTGAATCGACGTTCGTCTCCCGGGGCGACGACTCCGGAACGCACACGAAGGAACTCGAACTCTGGGCGGAGACGGGTCTGGACGTCGGGTCGTTCGGCGAGTGGTACCAGGAGACGGGACAGGGGATGGGCGACGTCATCAACACGGCCACCCAGCAGGGGGCCTACACGCTGTCGGACCGCGGGACGTATCTGGACATGCAGGAGGAGATCGACCTCGAGATTCAGGTCGAGGGCCCGATCGAGGACGGACCGGAACTGCTCTCGAACCCGTACGGGATCGTCGCCGTCAACCCGGCCGTCCACGAGGGCGTCGAGTACGACCTCGCGATGGCGTACATCGGCTTCATCACTGGTCCGGAGGGACAGGAGCTCATCGAGAACTACACCGCCAACGGCGAACAGCTGTTCTACCCCGAGGCGCTCTCGGAGGAGCCGAACTTCCAGCAGTACGTCCCCGAGGGGTGGAGCGCCGACGGCGGTGAGTCGAACGATTCATCGGACGGGTGA
- a CDS encoding PHP domain-containing protein encodes MPYADLHVHTTRSDGQLELEAVPAAARDAGVDVVALTDHDRLQPFDDPVIEREGVTIVHGIELRVELTDETSEIDPGGDGAQRVDLLGYGVEPTADLAALVEGIQENRRERGQAIVDCVEDRLGVDLDVTVDEGFGRPHVARAIAAHPDVEYDYRDAFDGLIGDGDPCFVAREIPSFDRGRRVLADACAIVSLAHPLRYGDPERALARAGDLDAVELPYPYDRDVGLEPVERTIQREGLLVTGGSDAHGDELGLAGLTADEYHRLGLEER; translated from the coding sequence ATGCCGTACGCCGATCTGCACGTCCACACGACGCGGTCCGACGGCCAGCTCGAACTCGAGGCGGTCCCGGCCGCAGCCCGCGACGCCGGCGTGGACGTCGTCGCCCTCACCGACCACGATCGACTCCAGCCGTTCGACGACCCCGTCATCGAACGCGAGGGGGTGACGATCGTCCACGGGATCGAACTCCGGGTCGAACTGACGGACGAGACGTCGGAAATCGACCCCGGCGGAGACGGCGCGCAGCGCGTCGACCTGCTGGGATATGGCGTCGAACCGACCGCCGACCTCGCGGCGCTGGTCGAGGGGATCCAGGAGAACCGCCGGGAGCGGGGCCAGGCGATCGTCGACTGCGTCGAGGACCGCCTCGGCGTCGACCTCGACGTGACCGTCGACGAGGGGTTCGGCCGGCCCCACGTCGCCCGCGCGATCGCGGCTCATCCCGACGTCGAGTACGACTACCGGGACGCCTTCGACGGCCTCATCGGGGACGGGGACCCGTGCTTCGTGGCGCGGGAGATCCCGTCGTTCGATCGCGGCCGGCGCGTGCTCGCCGACGCCTGTGCGATCGTGTCGCTGGCCCATCCACTCCGGTACGGCGACCCGGAACGGGCCCTCGCCAGGGCGGGCGACCTCGACGCCGTCGAGTTGCCGTATCCCTACGATCGGGACGTCGGTCTGGAGCCGGTCGAGCGGACGATCCAACGGGAGGGTTTGCTCGTGACCGGCGGAAGCGACGCTCACGGCGACGAACTCGGACTCGCAGGCCTTACCGCCGACGAGTACCATCGGCTCGGCCTGGAAGAGCGTTGA
- a CDS encoding 4Fe-4S dicluster domain-containing protein — translation MAIDPQFTENRENVDEHNGHEVWGPVDEPEELGIHGTHVAVDFDLCIADGACLEDCPVDVFEWVDTPGHPESERKADPANEAQCIDCMLCVDVCPVDAIDVDAGRTA, via the coding sequence ATGGCCATAGATCCACAATTTACGGAAAACCGCGAAAACGTCGACGAACACAACGGCCACGAGGTCTGGGGACCCGTCGACGAACCCGAGGAACTCGGAATCCACGGCACGCACGTCGCGGTCGACTTCGATCTCTGTATCGCGGACGGGGCCTGTCTCGAGGACTGCCCGGTCGACGTCTTCGAGTGGGTCGACACGCCGGGCCACCCCGAGAGCGAGCGGAAGGCCGACCCGGCCAACGAGGCCCAGTGCATCGACTGCATGCTCTGCGTGGACGTCTGCCCGGTCGACGCGATCGACGTCGACGCCGGCCGGACGGCCTGA
- a CDS encoding YkgJ family cysteine cluster protein has translation MEVHCEGCAGCCLDWRSLLESADGRDGGRSQPDRRGPRNPDADGPRREPLDDDPTFVPLTRDEVRTVLDRGLAAAMTPRFWRAADESEGVEIDEISVAAVAGRPAFFVGLRKPPKPVAPFDREEPAWLPTCVFLDPTTLQCRIHNDEALFPDECGAYPEHNLALDQETECERVEAAFGGDRLVDDGHDDRDGLLLGSQAIGAKLFCHPGPERLEGIVGRAASGDLTATDRAELVAVAAASSPGTIAISEPHYEEAKAKAIAAGAEGGPGEHATGRDGPGETWVGPAIQEWAERHRQADGTVPPADVAKTIEEARGAPETPGWDAIE, from the coding sequence ATGGAGGTGCATTGTGAGGGCTGTGCCGGCTGTTGTCTGGACTGGCGATCGCTGCTCGAGTCGGCCGACGGCCGCGACGGGGGCCGGAGCCAGCCCGATCGCCGCGGCCCCCGAAACCCGGATGCCGATGGGCCACGCAGGGAGCCTCTCGACGACGACCCGACCTTCGTCCCGCTGACCCGCGACGAGGTGCGGACGGTCCTCGATCGCGGGCTGGCGGCGGCTATGACGCCCCGGTTCTGGCGCGCCGCCGACGAGAGCGAGGGCGTCGAGATCGACGAGATCAGCGTCGCCGCCGTCGCGGGCCGTCCGGCGTTTTTCGTCGGACTCCGGAAACCACCGAAGCCGGTCGCTCCCTTCGATCGCGAGGAGCCGGCGTGGCTCCCCACCTGCGTCTTCCTCGACCCTACGACGCTCCAGTGTCGGATCCACAACGACGAGGCGCTCTTTCCCGACGAGTGCGGAGCCTATCCGGAGCACAACCTCGCGCTCGACCAGGAGACCGAGTGCGAGCGTGTCGAGGCGGCCTTCGGCGGCGATCGCCTGGTCGACGACGGCCACGACGACCGCGACGGACTCCTGCTGGGGTCGCAGGCGATCGGGGCGAAACTCTTCTGTCATCCCGGACCGGAACGGCTCGAGGGGATCGTCGGCAGGGCCGCGAGCGGCGACCTCACGGCCACGGACCGCGCGGAACTCGTCGCCGTCGCCGCGGCTTCGAGTCCCGGCACGATCGCGATCTCGGAGCCCCACTACGAGGAGGCAAAGGCGAAAGCGATCGCGGCAGGAGCCGAGGGCGGTCCCGGGGAACACGCGACCGGCAGGGACGGACCCGGCGAAACCTGGGTCGGCCCCGCCATCCAGGAGTGGGCCGAACGTCACCGGCAGGCCGACGGGACGGTTCCGCCCGCAGACGTCGCGAAGACGATCGAGGAGGCACGAGGAGCCCCGGAGACGCCGGGCTGGGACGCGATCGAGTGA
- a CDS encoding DUF7530 family protein, producing the protein MARSPEYGETWVYESLVGAIPGLDLSDRAAIVVQFCAFELAILAVAASYGLWEAVVPGTIAVLVATGGSWLMLRFSRAVRGLPTPEGYRRVLFGSSVEVVLGVVAFVLLVTYLFVTDPRTTGQSLLVAWLGPEPPAPAVALALLVCWDVVYRIGTCWWASVAGLWRSVTYEFDLETSDRYARADGINVAFAAGQLLLVPFVLGHPLLLGVLVGHVVAVATVATLSGRLQRRSGIRGEERDSNGYH; encoded by the coding sequence ATGGCCCGGTCACCGGAGTACGGCGAGACGTGGGTCTACGAGAGCCTCGTCGGCGCGATTCCGGGGCTCGACCTCTCCGATCGGGCGGCGATCGTCGTCCAGTTCTGCGCGTTCGAACTCGCGATTCTCGCGGTGGCGGCCAGCTACGGTCTCTGGGAGGCGGTGGTGCCGGGAACGATCGCCGTGCTCGTCGCGACGGGGGGAAGCTGGCTCATGCTCCGGTTCAGTCGCGCCGTTCGCGGGCTCCCGACGCCAGAGGGGTACCGGCGGGTCCTGTTCGGTTCTAGCGTCGAGGTCGTACTCGGCGTCGTCGCGTTCGTCCTGCTCGTGACGTACCTGTTCGTCACCGATCCGCGGACGACCGGCCAGTCGTTGCTGGTCGCGTGGCTCGGACCCGAGCCGCCCGCCCCGGCGGTCGCGCTGGCGCTGCTCGTCTGCTGGGACGTGGTCTACCGGATCGGCACGTGCTGGTGGGCGAGCGTCGCCGGCCTCTGGCGATCGGTCACGTACGAGTTCGACCTGGAAACGAGCGATCGGTACGCCCGCGCCGACGGGATCAACGTCGCCTTCGCCGCTGGACAGCTGCTGCTGGTCCCGTTCGTTCTCGGCCATCCGCTCCTGCTCGGGGTGCTCGTCGGCCACGTGGTCGCGGTCGCGACGGTCGCGACGCTCTCCGGACGGCTGCAGCGTCGATCAGGGATTCGGGGAGAAGAACGTGACTCGAACGGCTACCACTAG
- a CDS encoding DUF5784 family protein, with translation MARPLRFRYSPETWSEQRVRHDILQPLRSNIGATAVAPRHDIGADWTTHRFEMANGDVALFAHSEDGAYWMGNTETPSSLWRTDKFGWREIPYHVARWTQRELLSTLHKEDPWLADYPHISWFFLPVFMSKDGRESTRAFFREHAAGFPDAGRRETTQFFEDFLATGALDEYRHVMSGKLGTSDHVDRVRMSAAMAEFIAAKMLVDAGYEVVPEIEVTTGHSLDFRAKDDETNRLVEVTRPQPPKNRAAAGPVAAVRDTAETKTNGQLAEHGGGATLFVDCSSFRDDAWNAVRGEQPDVRHRPAVVYRVRPDGHVEGYRKGSVPLDLDDAIEFLD, from the coding sequence GTGGCACGGCCCCTTCGCTTTCGATACTCGCCCGAAACCTGGAGCGAGCAACGCGTTCGACACGACATTCTCCAGCCGCTCCGATCGAATATCGGGGCCACCGCGGTCGCACCGCGACACGACATCGGTGCCGACTGGACGACACACCGCTTCGAGATGGCAAACGGCGACGTCGCACTGTTCGCCCACAGCGAGGACGGCGCCTACTGGATGGGAAACACGGAGACGCCGTCGTCGCTGTGGCGCACCGACAAGTTCGGCTGGCGCGAGATTCCCTATCACGTCGCCCGCTGGACCCAGCGGGAACTGCTCTCGACGCTCCACAAGGAGGATCCGTGGCTCGCGGACTATCCGCACATCTCGTGGTTCTTCCTCCCCGTCTTCATGTCCAAGGACGGCCGCGAATCGACGCGAGCGTTCTTCCGCGAACACGCCGCCGGCTTCCCCGACGCGGGCCGCCGTGAGACGACGCAGTTCTTCGAGGACTTCCTCGCGACGGGTGCGCTGGACGAGTACCGACACGTCATGTCCGGCAAACTCGGAACCAGCGATCACGTCGATCGGGTCCGGATGAGCGCCGCGATGGCCGAGTTCATCGCCGCGAAGATGCTCGTCGACGCCGGCTACGAGGTCGTCCCCGAAATCGAGGTGACGACGGGCCACTCGCTCGACTTCCGCGCGAAAGACGACGAGACGAACCGCCTCGTCGAGGTCACGCGCCCGCAGCCGCCGAAAAACCGCGCCGCCGCCGGTCCCGTCGCGGCCGTCCGCGACACCGCCGAGACGAAGACCAACGGCCAGCTCGCCGAACACGGCGGCGGCGCGACCCTGTTCGTCGACTGCTCGAGTTTCCGCGACGACGCCTGGAACGCCGTTCGCGGGGAACAACCCGACGTCCGCCACCGACCGGCGGTCGTCTACCGCGTCCGCCCGGACGGCCACGTCGAGGGCTACCGGAAGGGGTCGGTTCCGCTGGATCTCGACGACGCGATCGAATTTCTGGACTGA
- a CDS encoding TrmB family transcriptional regulator, whose protein sequence is MSSTEEAVRTLSDLGLTEYEARCFVALTRISTETAREISEVADVPRSRVYDTIERLERKGLVSIQQSDPRQYRAVPVETACDRLRDDYNSRIDAAENALQQVEDPGSVENEGMWSISRSEYVTDRVVTFLEDAADSIHLLVASEEVIGDRVREYLRDAVERDVSVFVEVPTDEYRAEFEDEVPDASVVVAPDLDATDPVYGEFPAKILLIDGESVVATGIKERGLPDVVQETAVWTYGRDHGFAVWMRELLDSRLANRSADRESNRSEPPDR, encoded by the coding sequence GTGTCGAGCACCGAGGAAGCGGTCCGAACGCTGTCCGATCTCGGCCTCACGGAGTACGAGGCGCGCTGTTTCGTCGCGCTGACTCGCATCTCGACGGAGACGGCCAGAGAGATCAGCGAGGTCGCCGACGTTCCCCGATCGCGGGTCTACGACACGATCGAACGGCTCGAGCGGAAGGGACTGGTCAGCATCCAGCAATCCGATCCTCGCCAGTACCGCGCCGTTCCGGTGGAGACGGCGTGCGATCGGCTCCGCGACGATTACAACTCCCGGATCGACGCCGCAGAAAACGCCCTCCAGCAGGTCGAAGACCCCGGCTCCGTGGAGAACGAGGGGATGTGGTCGATCTCGCGAAGCGAGTACGTCACTGATCGCGTCGTCACCTTCCTCGAGGACGCCGCCGACTCGATTCATCTCCTCGTCGCCAGCGAGGAGGTGATCGGCGATCGCGTCCGCGAGTACCTCCGCGACGCCGTCGAGCGGGACGTGAGCGTGTTCGTCGAAGTGCCCACGGACGAATATCGGGCGGAATTCGAAGACGAAGTTCCGGATGCGTCAGTCGTCGTCGCGCCCGACCTCGACGCGACGGACCCGGTGTACGGCGAATTTCCGGCGAAGATCCTGCTGATCGACGGGGAATCGGTCGTCGCGACCGGGATCAAGGAGCGCGGCCTGCCGGACGTCGTCCAGGAGACGGCGGTCTGGACCTACGGCCGCGATCACGGGTTCGCCGTGTGGATGCGCGAACTGCTGGACAGCCGACTCGCGAACCGATCGGCCGATCGGGAGTCGAATCGGTCGGAACCCCCGGACCGCTGA
- a CDS encoding DUF5786 family protein, with amino-acid sequence MSMGAYDEDEHERREQQASKVDTDFDDERTIYHGEVEYDSGDSAEALLNKFEEIQSN; translated from the coding sequence ATGTCAATGGGTGCCTATGATGAAGACGAGCACGAGCGCCGCGAACAGCAGGCCTCCAAGGTCGACACGGATTTCGACGACGAGCGGACGATCTATCACGGCGAGGTCGAGTACGACTCCGGTGATTCGGCCGAAGCACTGCTGAACAAGTTCGAGGAGATCCAGTCGAACTAG